From Vibrio aerogenes, a single genomic window includes:
- a CDS encoding class I adenylate cyclase, which translates to MLSYTETLIERLDHLNQLRTERALALMDLQSQRVFRLIPALFHFNHPAIPGYYNQDVPSGVWGFEPDEYQQRFISDTELTLGHSLYQEPVPGILGLYTMGSTSSIGQSTSSDLDVWVCIHSSMGLELREKLSKKCLLLTDWAKTQGVEANFFIMDEQRFRHQHSEEMTGENCGSSQHLLLLDEFYRSAVRLAGKRLLWQIVPPEMEECYDEYTQQLCQKSYINCDEWFDFGRLNHIPAEEYFGANLWQLYKSIDSPYKSVLKAILLEAYSWEYPHTQLLSIDSKRRFFTHEPELYGIDSYYLMLEKVTLYLERINDQTRLDLVRRCFYLKTHEKLSREPGVGSMPWRRAALQELSESWGWTAEEIEGLDNRRNWKVEQVKIVHSDLLDALMQSYRNLIQFARRNDITSSISPQDISILARKLYTAFEILPGKVTLLNPQISPDLHESDLSFIEVQEGRVNPDGWYLYKQPLIPERIIGHRYLEHHEYLSKLVAWAFFNGLITESTRLDAVIRDGQLDIDKLYQMVSDLRNTFSLNKRRPTMQALASPCEINQLAMFINFEQDPTCHISGKTLKIDLKTVDILSFGREQQCLVGSIDLVYRNSWHEVRTLHFEGETSILDALKTMLCKMHQDALPPESVDVFCYSQNLRGVIRNAIYQLLAECIDLRLKPIDQMKRRRFKALRVQGQMYGFFFERRGVSVQRLENSVDFYRSISINKVNGSPLLMIDREQDFNLPDVIDGFASEGLIQFFFEDSEKGFNIYVLDESNRVEVYHQFSGSKDDMVSSLNNFYTSMRDENKVSSKFINFNLPQYYQILHPEDNGCSHVIPCRSQSSSGSAERGADSLSQQRFG; encoded by the coding sequence TTGCTAAGCTATACTGAGACTTTGATAGAAAGATTGGATCATCTGAATCAGCTGCGCACTGAGCGTGCGCTTGCATTGATGGATCTTCAAAGTCAACGTGTATTTCGCCTTATTCCCGCACTTTTTCATTTCAATCATCCTGCAATTCCCGGTTATTACAATCAAGATGTTCCTTCTGGTGTCTGGGGGTTTGAGCCCGACGAATATCAGCAACGCTTTATCAGCGATACAGAGCTCACTTTGGGTCATTCTCTGTATCAGGAGCCGGTGCCAGGCATCCTCGGTTTGTACACGATGGGAAGTACTTCCTCCATTGGCCAGAGCACATCCAGCGATCTGGATGTTTGGGTATGCATTCATTCTTCTATGGGGCTGGAGCTGAGAGAAAAGCTCTCCAAAAAATGTTTGTTGCTGACTGACTGGGCAAAAACTCAGGGGGTTGAAGCGAACTTCTTTATCATGGATGAGCAGCGTTTTCGTCATCAGCATTCAGAAGAAATGACGGGTGAAAATTGCGGCTCTTCCCAGCATTTATTGTTATTGGATGAGTTTTATCGTTCTGCTGTACGTTTAGCAGGAAAACGTCTGCTGTGGCAAATTGTTCCGCCAGAGATGGAAGAGTGCTATGACGAGTACACGCAGCAGCTATGTCAAAAGTCCTATATTAACTGTGACGAGTGGTTCGATTTTGGCCGGTTGAATCATATACCTGCTGAAGAGTATTTCGGAGCCAATCTCTGGCAGCTTTATAAGAGTATTGACTCACCCTATAAGTCTGTTCTGAAAGCCATTCTGCTTGAAGCCTATTCATGGGAATACCCGCACACACAACTGTTGAGTATCGACAGTAAGCGCCGGTTTTTTACCCATGAACCTGAGTTATATGGTATTGATTCGTATTATCTGATGCTTGAGAAAGTCACGCTGTATCTCGAGCGAATCAATGATCAGACACGGCTTGATTTGGTTCGGCGCTGTTTCTACCTGAAAACACATGAGAAATTATCCCGTGAGCCGGGAGTGGGTTCCATGCCCTGGCGACGGGCGGCACTACAAGAGTTGTCAGAATCCTGGGGATGGACGGCTGAAGAGATCGAAGGTCTTGATAACCGGCGGAACTGGAAAGTGGAACAGGTGAAAATTGTTCACAGTGATTTACTGGATGCTTTAATGCAAAGCTATCGTAATTTAATCCAGTTTGCGCGCCGTAACGATATCACTTCATCTATCAGTCCACAGGATATTTCTATTCTTGCCCGGAAGTTGTATACAGCGTTTGAAATTTTGCCGGGAAAAGTAACGCTGCTGAATCCTCAGATTTCTCCCGATTTACATGAATCGGATTTATCATTTATCGAAGTGCAGGAAGGGCGGGTGAATCCGGATGGCTGGTATCTCTACAAACAACCGTTGATTCCGGAGCGGATTATCGGTCACCGGTATTTAGAACATCACGAGTATTTGAGTAAACTGGTCGCGTGGGCATTTTTTAATGGGCTGATCACCGAATCAACCCGGCTTGATGCGGTGATTCGTGATGGGCAACTGGACATTGACAAGTTATATCAGATGGTCAGTGATTTACGGAATACCTTTTCGTTAAATAAACGCAGGCCGACAATGCAGGCACTGGCGAGCCCCTGTGAGATTAATCAATTAGCCATGTTTATTAATTTCGAGCAGGACCCAACTTGTCATATTTCCGGGAAAACGCTCAAAATTGATTTAAAGACAGTCGATATCCTCAGCTTTGGCAGGGAACAGCAATGTTTGGTCGGCAGTATTGATTTAGTTTACCGGAATTCATGGCATGAGGTCCGTACGCTGCATTTTGAAGGTGAAACATCCATTCTTGATGCGCTGAAAACCATGTTATGTAAAATGCATCAGGATGCGCTTCCTCCGGAGTCTGTGGATGTTTTTTGCTACAGTCAGAATTTACGTGGCGTGATCCGGAATGCGATTTATCAGCTGTTAGCGGAATGTATTGATTTAAGGTTAAAACCAATCGATCAGATGAAGCGTCGTCGTTTCAAAGCATTGCGCGTTCAGGGGCAGATGTATGGTTTCTTTTTTGAACGCCGGGGTGTTTCTGTTCAGCGGCTGGAAAATTCAGTCGATTTTTACCGCAGTATTTCCATTAATAAAGTCAATGGTTCGCCTTTGCTGATGATTGATCGGGAGCAGGACTTCAATTTACCGGATGTGATTGACGGCTTTGCCAGTGAGGGACTGATTCAGTTTTTCTTCGAAGATTCGGAGAAAGGTTTTAATATCTACGTTCTGGATGAGTCGAACCGTGTTGAAGTGTACCATCAGTTCAGTGGCAGTAAAGATGATATGGTTTCAAGCCTGAATAACTTCTACACCTCGATGCGTGACGAGAATAAAGTCTCCTCTAAATTTATCAACTTTAATCTGCCGCAGTACTACCAGATACTACACCCTGAAGACAACGGGTGTAGTCATGTCATTCCGTGTCGTAGTCAATCATCATCCGGCTCTGCTGAGCGGGGAGCGGACTCTCTCTCACAACAGCGGTTTGGCTGA